Proteins from a single region of Haloplanus sp. GDY1:
- a CDS encoding universal stress protein, translating to MTDPLSPSLVLVPVDGSEESLVAVEYAAAIAEEYDATVHALYVVDDEVSRAFDAGTVDDAALAADSQAFLEAVIDVVDDAGVPLSTSMAAGFSTARLTQHPGSVVLDTAEELGADFVVVPRHPVSGDSDEVLAKAAEYVLLYASQPVLSV from the coding sequence ATGACCGATCCGCTCTCGCCGTCGCTCGTCCTCGTGCCCGTGGACGGGAGCGAGGAGTCGCTCGTGGCCGTCGAGTACGCCGCGGCCATCGCCGAGGAGTACGACGCGACGGTCCACGCGCTGTACGTCGTCGACGACGAAGTGTCGCGCGCGTTCGACGCGGGCACCGTCGACGACGCGGCACTGGCGGCCGACAGCCAGGCGTTCCTGGAGGCGGTGATCGACGTCGTCGACGACGCGGGCGTCCCGCTGTCTACCTCGATGGCCGCCGGCTTCTCGACGGCCCGCCTCACCCAGCATCCCGGGAGCGTCGTCCTCGACACCGCGGAGGAACTGGGCGCCGACTTCGTGGTCGTCCCCCGTCACCCCGTCTCGGGCGACAGCGACGAGGTGCTGGCGAAGGCCGCCGAGTACGTCCTGCTCTACGCCAGCCAGCCGGTCCTCTCCGTCTAG
- a CDS encoding lipoate--protein ligase family protein — MRVLRGRAATVDADRERTGAMLTRTGETGEPAVRVWTPHRQVAFGRRDAVEPGYDRARAAARERGFEPVERRVGGRAAAYTGSTLAFAHAVPVDDARTGLHDRYEAATERVRRALADFGIDATPGEPAASFCPGTHSLQAAGKVAGIAQRVRADAALVAGCVVVADRDELASVLAAVYDALDQPFDPGSVGSVAAAGGPADAGQVRDAVERALVGDDPTTVERVGAA, encoded by the coding sequence ATGCGCGTCCTCAGGGGTCGGGCGGCGACGGTCGACGCCGACCGCGAGCGAACCGGCGCGATGCTGACCCGGACGGGGGAGACGGGCGAGCCCGCGGTGCGGGTGTGGACGCCCCACAGGCAGGTCGCCTTCGGCCGCCGCGACGCCGTCGAGCCGGGGTACGACCGCGCCCGCGCCGCCGCCCGAGAGCGGGGATTCGAGCCGGTCGAGCGCCGCGTCGGCGGCCGCGCCGCCGCCTACACCGGGTCGACCCTCGCCTTCGCCCACGCGGTTCCCGTCGACGACGCCCGCACCGGCCTGCACGACCGCTACGAGGCGGCGACCGAGCGGGTCCGGCGGGCGCTTGCCGACTTCGGCATCGACGCGACGCCCGGCGAACCGGCGGCGTCGTTCTGTCCCGGCACCCACTCGCTGCAGGCGGCCGGCAAGGTGGCGGGCATCGCCCAGCGGGTGCGGGCGGACGCGGCGCTCGTCGCCGGCTGCGTCGTCGTCGCCGACCGCGACGAACTGGCGTCGGTCCTCGCGGCGGTGTACGACGCCCTCGACCAGCCGTTCGATCCGGGGAGCGTCGGGAGCGTCGCGGCCGCGGGCGGGCCGGCCGACGCCGGACAGGTCCGGGACGCGGTCGAACGGGCACTCGTCGGCGACGACCCGACGACCGTCGAGCGCGTCGGGGCGGCGTGA
- a CDS encoding DHH family phosphoesterase, which produces MDDALIDDDGRSLSRKSRLPGAGFFYPDSLDEEYADRRAREAIEGAEAVVVADGDADGLACVALLRELYDAALDVAPFEESLAARTDPNLADDADEDADGEPEDSPVGLVTASPHSLPEALERVAEYADPGVDVYVCDLCPDDESIVETVESVVDRAELVRWFDHHQWDDAVAAAVREAGVDLVVGESDEECTADVTRRSLAYDFPDHLVDLAAVTRDHDLWIKEDPRSDDLADYAHWASPEEYVTVVGRYGPALPEPVVDYLEHRRVEKEQLIEAAVDRAELRSVGPWTVGVTYGRCSQNEVAERLRERGADAAVIVKPAGSASIRGSEGFERCHEVAGQVNGGGHPRAAGCKPDVYDDMLDYAHHWTTEGYAARQVILAAFERLAEEADAAADAEA; this is translated from the coding sequence ATGGACGACGCCCTGATCGACGACGACGGACGCTCCCTCTCGCGGAAGTCGCGGCTGCCCGGTGCGGGCTTTTTCTACCCGGACTCGCTCGACGAGGAGTACGCCGACCGGCGCGCCCGGGAGGCCATCGAGGGCGCCGAGGCGGTCGTGGTCGCCGACGGCGACGCCGACGGCCTCGCCTGCGTCGCCCTCCTCCGGGAACTGTACGACGCCGCCCTCGACGTGGCGCCGTTCGAGGAGTCGCTCGCGGCGCGAACCGATCCGAACCTGGCGGACGACGCGGACGAGGACGCGGACGGGGAGCCCGAGGACTCCCCCGTCGGCCTCGTCACCGCGAGCCCTCACTCCCTGCCCGAGGCCCTCGAACGCGTCGCGGAGTACGCCGACCCCGGCGTCGACGTCTACGTCTGTGACCTCTGCCCGGACGACGAATCGATCGTCGAGACGGTCGAGTCGGTCGTCGACCGCGCCGAACTGGTCCGCTGGTTCGACCACCACCAGTGGGACGACGCGGTGGCCGCGGCCGTCCGCGAGGCGGGGGTCGACCTGGTCGTCGGCGAGAGCGACGAGGAGTGTACGGCGGACGTGACGCGTCGCTCCCTCGCGTACGACTTCCCCGACCACCTCGTCGACCTCGCGGCGGTCACCCGGGATCACGACCTCTGGATCAAGGAGGACCCCCGGAGCGACGACCTGGCGGACTACGCCCACTGGGCGAGTCCCGAGGAGTACGTGACCGTCGTGGGTCGGTACGGACCCGCCCTGCCGGAGCCGGTCGTCGACTACCTGGAGCACCGGCGCGTCGAGAAAGAGCAGTTGATCGAGGCGGCAGTCGACCGGGCCGAACTGCGCTCGGTGGGACCGTGGACCGTCGGCGTCACCTACGGCCGGTGTTCGCAGAACGAGGTGGCCGAACGGCTGCGCGAACGGGGCGCGGACGCCGCCGTGATCGTCAAGCCCGCGGGCAGCGCCAGCATCCGCGGCAGCGAGGGGTTCGAGCGGTGTCACGAGGTGGCCGGACAGGTGAACGGCGGCGGCCATCCCCGGGCCGCGGGCTGCAAGCCCGACGTCTACGACGACATGCTGGATTACGCCCACCACTGGACGACGGAGGGCTACGCGGCCCGGCAGGTGATCCTCGCGGCGTTCGAGCGACTGGCCGAGGAGGCGGACGCGGCGGCCGACGCCGAGGCGTGA
- a CDS encoding DUF7112 family protein has translation MSDRVASDGDAVTTYRAELARSGGTRRPCLRLPEDVAPDAGDLIRLVLDGDEYHARIESDAKGAVIRGAYDNRRLARTDGEGTNRLVEWVRGVDLEVGRSVDVDEVTPGYLYGVRVPGRRAVYSVTRRPDSSLSSIAEGLDDR, from the coding sequence GTGTCCGACCGCGTCGCCAGCGACGGGGATGCGGTGACGACGTACCGCGCCGAACTCGCCCGGAGCGGCGGCACCCGTCGGCCCTGTCTGCGCCTCCCCGAGGACGTCGCGCCGGACGCGGGCGACCTGATCCGTCTCGTCCTCGACGGCGACGAGTACCACGCCCGGATCGAGTCCGACGCGAAGGGCGCCGTGATCCGCGGCGCCTACGACAACCGCCGACTCGCGCGAACCGACGGCGAGGGGACGAACCGCCTCGTCGAGTGGGTCCGCGGGGTCGACCTCGAGGTCGGCCGGAGCGTCGACGTCGACGAGGTGACGCCGGGCTACCTCTACGGCGTTCGCGTCCCCGGCCGGCGGGCGGTGTACTCGGTCACCCGACGGCCCGACTCCTCGCTCTCCTCGATCGCCGAGGGGCTCGACGACCGCTAG
- a CDS encoding pyridoxamine 5'-phosphate oxidase family protein: MTADAMSRAEVDDALRAAGAGVLSLTDGAETYAVPEAFGYDGEHVYFQFVYGADSDKMAFVETTDIATLTVFTERPARSVIVRGRLQPVGDEDADVAMRAIAANADIPTVDVSLDADPDALEFDLYRLVPEERSGRTFGVAPAVDI, translated from the coding sequence ATGACCGCCGACGCGATGAGTCGAGCCGAAGTCGACGACGCGCTCCGGGCGGCCGGAGCGGGCGTGCTGTCGCTGACGGACGGGGCGGAGACGTACGCCGTCCCCGAAGCCTTCGGCTACGACGGGGAACACGTCTACTTCCAGTTCGTGTACGGCGCGGACAGCGACAAGATGGCGTTCGTCGAGACGACCGATATCGCGACGCTCACCGTCTTCACCGAACGGCCGGCGCGGAGCGTGATCGTCCGCGGCCGACTCCAGCCGGTTGGGGACGAGGACGCGGACGTCGCGATGCGGGCCATCGCGGCCAACGCCGACATCCCGACGGTCGACGTGAGCCTGGACGCCGACCCCGACGCGCTCGAGTTCGACCTCTATCGGCTGGTTCCCGAGGAGCGCTCGGGGCGCACGTTCGGCGTCGCCCCGGCCGTCGACATCTGA
- a CDS encoding 30S ribosomal protein S6e — translation MADFKVVVSDPDTGRTEQFEVDGQDANRFLGRELGDEVDGGAVGLDGTTLELTGGSDDAGRPLRSDVAGPALKEVLLEGGVGFAPSRDGERKRVTVRGREISEAVVQVNAKVVDGDAGFDADEDDETDE, via the coding sequence ATGGCAGACTTCAAGGTCGTCGTTTCGGACCCGGACACGGGCCGAACGGAGCAGTTCGAGGTCGACGGACAGGACGCGAACCGGTTTCTCGGGCGCGAACTCGGCGACGAGGTCGACGGCGGCGCCGTCGGCCTCGACGGCACCACGCTCGAACTGACCGGCGGGTCCGACGACGCCGGCCGTCCCCTGCGTTCGGACGTTGCTGGCCCGGCGCTGAAGGAGGTCCTGCTGGAAGGCGGCGTCGGCTTCGCCCCGTCGCGCGACGGCGAGCGAAAGCGCGTGACCGTCCGCGGCCGGGAGATCAGCGAGGCCGTCGTCCAGGTCAACGCGAAGGTCGTCGACGGCGACGCCGGCTTCGACGCCGACGAGGACGACGAGACCGACGAGTAA
- a CDS encoding heavy metal translocating P-type ATPase, with amino-acid sequence MSDECDADGGGGDRGPATTAGDDPAGDATLRLSVPAMDCASCAGKVERSVRTLPGVRSVDARPASGTLVVGYGPETTVEAIRERVEAAGYAVAEAETETFAVPSMDCASCAGTVESALSALDGVVEYDTRPASGRVEVTYDPGRASRGDVVAAIENAGYEVADGEAEGDSVWRSRRALKTGVGAVALLLGVAFEYALTGANATLATALGRTITVDWVCYVLAAAVAGQAILRNGWYSARTRSLDIDFLMSAGVVGAIAVDLPFEAATLAVLFSVSELLERYSMDRARSSMSELMDLSPDTATVRRGGTDAAGGEEETVPVDEVAVGDVVVVRPGDRVPVDGVVREGSSAVDESPITGESVPVDVAAGDEVYAGSIVEEGYLEVEATAPAGESTLATVIELVEDAERDKSERERFVDRFASYYTPAVVALAVATTLGPPLLVGAPFETWFTRGLTLLVVACPCAFVISTPVSVVSGITSAARNGVLIKGGDRLEAMGEVDTVALDKTGTITTGELGVTDVVTLNGTSEADVLRCAASLERRSEHPIATAIVDHADERGVTDRAVDDFASITGEGVRADLDGVTHYAGKPALFEDLGFDLEHAHVETDGGMAVGEDVDPEPCDHGTYLDLVNDVVPRLQAEGKTVVLVGTDERLEGIVAVADTVRPEAARTVDRLHDLGIQRVVMLTGDNERTARAIADQVGIDEVRADLLPDEKVAAIREFAADSEAAAAEADVRLPWNRTTGGVAMVGDGVNDAPALAAATVGVAMGAAGTDTAIETADVALMGDDLKRLPYLVALSRKANGVIRTNIWSSLGVKLVLAAGAPLGLVSVIHAVVVGDMGMSLAVTGNAMRLANVDPEE; translated from the coding sequence ATGAGCGACGAGTGTGACGCCGACGGGGGTGGCGGCGACCGCGGACCGGCGACGACGGCCGGCGACGATCCGGCGGGCGACGCGACCCTGCGTCTGTCGGTGCCGGCGATGGACTGCGCCTCGTGTGCGGGCAAGGTCGAGCGGAGCGTCCGGACGCTCCCGGGCGTGCGGTCGGTCGACGCCCGTCCGGCGTCCGGGACGCTGGTCGTCGGCTACGGCCCGGAGACGACGGTCGAGGCGATCCGGGAGCGCGTCGAGGCGGCGGGCTACGCCGTCGCGGAGGCGGAGACGGAGACGTTCGCGGTGCCCTCGATGGACTGTGCGTCGTGTGCGGGCACGGTCGAGTCGGCGCTGTCGGCGCTCGACGGCGTCGTCGAGTACGACACCCGGCCGGCGTCGGGCCGGGTCGAGGTGACCTACGACCCCGGCCGGGCGAGTCGGGGGGACGTGGTGGCGGCGATCGAGAACGCGGGCTACGAGGTGGCCGACGGCGAGGCCGAGGGCGACTCCGTCTGGCGGAGTCGGCGGGCGCTGAAGACCGGCGTCGGCGCCGTGGCCCTCCTCCTCGGCGTCGCCTTCGAGTACGCCCTCACAGGCGCGAACGCGACCCTGGCGACGGCGCTCGGGCGGACGATCACCGTCGACTGGGTGTGCTACGTCCTCGCCGCGGCGGTGGCGGGTCAGGCCATCCTGCGGAACGGGTGGTACTCGGCGCGCACCCGCAGCCTCGACATCGACTTCCTGATGAGCGCGGGGGTGGTGGGCGCCATCGCGGTCGACCTGCCCTTCGAGGCGGCGACGCTCGCGGTGCTGTTCTCGGTGTCGGAACTCCTCGAGCGCTACTCGATGGACCGCGCCCGGTCGTCGATGTCGGAGTTGATGGACCTCTCGCCCGACACGGCGACGGTGCGACGCGGGGGGACGGACGCCGCCGGGGGCGAGGAGGAGACGGTCCCCGTCGACGAGGTGGCCGTCGGCGACGTGGTGGTGGTCCGCCCCGGCGATCGGGTGCCCGTCGACGGCGTCGTCCGCGAGGGGTCGAGCGCCGTCGACGAGTCGCCGATCACGGGCGAGAGCGTCCCCGTCGACGTCGCGGCGGGCGACGAGGTGTACGCCGGCAGCATCGTCGAGGAGGGGTATCTGGAGGTCGAGGCGACGGCGCCGGCCGGCGAGTCCACGCTGGCGACGGTCATCGAACTCGTCGAGGACGCCGAACGCGACAAGTCCGAGCGGGAGCGGTTCGTCGACCGGTTCGCGTCCTACTACACGCCGGCGGTGGTGGCGCTGGCGGTCGCGACGACGCTCGGCCCGCCCCTCCTCGTCGGCGCCCCCTTCGAGACGTGGTTCACGCGCGGCCTGACGCTCCTGGTCGTCGCCTGCCCCTGTGCGTTCGTCATCAGCACGCCCGTGAGCGTCGTCTCGGGCATCACGAGCGCCGCGCGCAACGGCGTCCTCATCAAGGGCGGCGACCGACTGGAGGCGATGGGCGAGGTGGACACCGTCGCCCTCGACAAGACGGGGACGATCACGACGGGCGAACTCGGCGTCACGGACGTGGTGACGCTGAACGGCACGAGCGAGGCGGACGTCCTCCGGTGTGCGGCGTCGCTGGAGCGGCGGAGCGAACACCCCATCGCGACGGCCATCGTCGACCACGCCGACGAGCGGGGGGTGACGGATCGAGCGGTCGACGACTTCGCGTCCATCACCGGCGAGGGCGTCCGCGCGGACCTCGACGGCGTCACCCACTACGCGGGCAAGCCGGCGCTGTTCGAGGACCTCGGGTTCGACCTCGAACACGCCCACGTCGAGACCGACGGCGGGATGGCCGTCGGCGAGGACGTCGACCCCGAGCCCTGCGACCACGGGACCTACCTCGACCTGGTGAACGACGTGGTGCCCCGCCTGCAGGCCGAGGGCAAGACCGTCGTCCTCGTGGGGACCGACGAGCGACTGGAGGGGATCGTCGCCGTCGCTGACACCGTCCGCCCGGAGGCCGCGCGGACCGTCGACCGCCTGCACGACCTGGGGATCCAGCGGGTCGTCATGCTGACCGGCGACAACGAGCGGACGGCCCGCGCCATCGCCGACCAGGTGGGGATCGACGAGGTGCGCGCGGACCTCCTGCCCGACGAGAAGGTGGCGGCGATCCGCGAGTTCGCCGCGGACTCCGAGGCGGCGGCCGCCGAAGCCGACGTGCGCCTCCCCTGGAACCGGACGACCGGCGGCGTGGCGATGGTGGGCGACGGCGTCAACGACGCCCCGGCGCTCGCGGCCGCGACGGTGGGGGTCGCCATGGGCGCCGCGGGCACCGACACCGCCATCGAGACGGCCGACGTGGCGCTGATGGGCGACGACCTGAAGCGCCTCCCCTACCTCGTCGCCCTCTCCCGGAAGGCCAACGGCGTCATCAGGACGAACATCTGGTCGTCGCTGGGCGTGAAACTCGTCCTCGCCGCCGGCGCGCCCCTCGGCCTCGTGAGCGTCATCCACGCCGTCGTCGTCGGCGACATGGGGATGAGCCTCGCGGTGACGGGCAACGCGATGCGGCTGGCGAACGTCGACCCCGAGGAGTGA
- a CDS encoding universal stress protein: MFDTIVIATDGSESVRRAVSVALDLAERFDATVHALYVVDEGEVESSPERVREEMRAALDDSGEEALSAVAEAADRPVTTAVREGRPATEIREYATDRGADVVAMGTRGRHGENRFLIGSVAERVVRTCPVPVLTVRQLDDRERDDADGVGDAAASA, encoded by the coding sequence ATGTTCGACACCATCGTCATCGCGACGGACGGGTCGGAGAGCGTCCGCCGGGCCGTCAGCGTCGCCCTCGACCTGGCCGAGCGGTTCGACGCGACGGTCCACGCGCTGTACGTCGTCGACGAGGGGGAAGTCGAGAGCTCCCCCGAACGGGTGCGCGAGGAGATGCGCGCCGCCCTCGACGACTCCGGCGAGGAGGCCCTCTCGGCGGTGGCGGAAGCCGCGGACCGGCCGGTGACGACCGCCGTCCGCGAGGGGCGGCCGGCGACCGAGATTCGGGAGTACGCGACCGACCGCGGCGCCGACGTGGTGGCGATGGGGACCCGCGGCCGCCACGGCGAGAACCGATTCCTCATCGGCAGCGTCGCCGAGCGGGTGGTGCGGACCTGCCCGGTGCCCGTGTTGACGGTGCGACAGCTGGACGACCGGGAGCGCGACGACGCCGACGGCGTCGGCGACGCGGCCGCGAGCGCCTGA
- a CDS encoding universal stress protein, whose translation MKLLLGIGGSDDSLRALERTVARVAETGDDLTVAILRNPATEADPEGIERRARDVLDDAGVAASIRHLDGDPGSRLVELAEGEGFDRIVLGGGETSPMGKIKLGSIAEFVLLNSHVSVTLVR comes from the coding sequence ATGAAGCTACTGCTGGGCATCGGCGGGAGCGACGACTCGCTGCGTGCGCTGGAGCGCACCGTCGCCCGCGTCGCCGAGACGGGCGACGACCTGACGGTCGCCATCCTCCGAAACCCGGCGACTGAGGCGGATCCGGAGGGGATCGAACGCCGCGCGCGGGACGTCCTCGACGACGCGGGCGTGGCGGCGTCGATCCGCCATCTCGACGGGGATCCGGGGAGCCGGCTGGTCGAACTGGCGGAGGGGGAGGGGTTCGATCGGATCGTCCTCGGCGGCGGCGAGACCAGTCCGATGGGGAAGATCAAACTGGGCAGCATCGCGGAGTTCGTCCTGCTGAACTCCCACGTCTCGGTGACGCTGGTCCGATGA
- a CDS encoding DUF5806 family protein codes for MRRRAEPRRMSDDAPTAGEGVERDPANDRGASGDADGAAGSSSADDSVPDDVRKYERFKKMDGAQYDRVNSFLRDRTYITAREWAIARLCVDFRTETGVEMTKIGENLPDLVPFMTDTYTPQAVNQARSSFEDKVQKAGATFLYGAMSGFFTAEELDEMMYEVTEIAKFLLEVEGVDLSVAEELDAEDRISEVMREVRESSEELRDDLD; via the coding sequence TTGCGTCGGCGCGCGGAACCCCGGCGCATGAGCGACGACGCGCCGACGGCCGGCGAGGGCGTGGAGCGCGACCCCGCGAACGACCGGGGGGCGTCCGGCGACGCGGACGGCGCCGCCGGGTCGTCGTCGGCCGACGACTCGGTCCCCGACGACGTGCGCAAGTACGAGCGCTTCAAGAAGATGGACGGCGCCCAGTACGACCGCGTCAACTCCTTCCTCCGCGACCGGACGTACATCACGGCCCGCGAGTGGGCCATCGCCCGCCTCTGTGTCGACTTCCGCACCGAGACCGGGGTCGAGATGACGAAGATCGGCGAGAACCTGCCCGACCTCGTCCCCTTCATGACCGACACCTACACGCCACAGGCGGTCAACCAGGCCCGATCGTCGTTCGAGGACAAGGTCCAGAAGGCCGGCGCGACCTTCCTCTACGGCGCCATGTCCGGCTTCTTCACCGCCGAAGAACTCGACGAGATGATGTACGAGGTGACCGAGATCGCGAAGTTCCTGCTGGAGGTGGAGGGCGTCGACCTCTCGGTCGCCGAGGAACTCGACGCCGAGGATCGCATCTCCGAGGTGATGCGCGAGGTCCGGGAGTCCAGCGAGGAGCTGCGGGACGACCTGGATTAG
- a CDS encoding GNAT family N-acetyltransferase: MTDDNEVAGPFPEPPRTFEDREGRSITVRDYDPDDRPALTAMYEAFDPADRAQGIPPTSEERIANWLDTITGDGTVNVVAAHGDDVVGHATLVPDDPEGTAELAIFVLQAYQHAGIGTRLLETLLGAGAAAGFDRVWLSVERWNDPAISLYEKVGFRASDTESFEHEMTLRLA; encoded by the coding sequence ATGACCGACGACAACGAGGTGGCGGGTCCGTTCCCCGAACCGCCGCGGACGTTCGAGGACCGCGAGGGGCGATCGATCACCGTCCGGGACTACGACCCCGACGACCGGCCGGCGCTGACGGCGATGTACGAGGCGTTCGACCCCGCGGACCGCGCACAGGGCATCCCGCCGACGAGCGAGGAGCGCATCGCGAACTGGCTGGACACCATCACTGGCGACGGGACGGTGAACGTCGTCGCGGCCCACGGCGACGACGTCGTCGGCCACGCGACGCTCGTCCCCGACGACCCCGAGGGGACCGCCGAACTCGCCATCTTCGTCCTGCAGGCCTACCAGCACGCGGGCATCGGCACCCGGCTCCTGGAGACGCTCCTCGGCGCCGGCGCGGCGGCCGGCTTCGACCGCGTGTGGCTCTCCGTCGAGCGCTGGAACGACCCCGCCATCAGCCTCTACGAGAAGGTGGGCTTCCGCGCCAGCGACACCGAGAGCTTCGAACACGAGATGACGCTGCGCCTGGCCTAG
- a CDS encoding DUF5807 family protein: MSDPELDAFLAGERLDHVALFLTDDYLDDEGALADHGAPVDGGVVLVVPGEKGRRLFSAGTGMDAMAFAKEAMDAEGDIDPGLTGGVCPDCGEGAAFVLAFAEAQNEEVGGIYAEGDVIHAYAACPAGTAFSDRWVVGDADA; this comes from the coding sequence ATGAGCGACCCCGAACTCGACGCCTTCCTCGCGGGCGAGCGTCTCGACCACGTCGCCCTCTTTCTGACCGACGACTACCTCGACGACGAGGGCGCCCTCGCGGACCACGGCGCGCCCGTCGACGGCGGCGTCGTCCTCGTCGTCCCGGGCGAGAAGGGGCGACGGCTGTTCTCCGCCGGCACCGGCATGGACGCCATGGCCTTCGCGAAGGAGGCGATGGACGCCGAGGGCGACATCGATCCCGGCCTGACCGGGGGGGTCTGTCCCGACTGCGGCGAGGGCGCCGCGTTCGTCCTGGCGTTCGCCGAGGCGCAAAACGAGGAGGTCGGCGGCATCTACGCCGAGGGCGACGTGATCCACGCCTACGCCGCCTGTCCGGCCGGCACCGCCTTCTCGGATCGCTGGGTCGTCGGCGACGCCGACGCGTAG
- a CDS encoding dihydroorotase: MLVRNARLADGRVRDVRIEGERIAAVGAGLDAESEGEVVDARERLLLPGAVDAHVHFREPGAPHKETWRTGSRSAAAGGVTTVVDQPNTDPPTTTGAAYDRKELCAGDSLVDYGINGGVTADWDPETLFDRPLFALGEVFLADSTGDMGINGDLFEDAVHRATEAGVPVTVHAEDATLFDEAARDAAGDGVGVDADADAWSAYRTAEAEIAAVERAVEIGADAGARLHVAHTSTPEAVDLVADAPERVTCEVTPHHCLLSRADLDDLGTYGRMNPPLRSEKRRAALYDRVVDGRVDLLATDHAPHTRAEKEAPLLDAPSGVPGVETMVPLLLAETLDGPLSVERVRDLTAAAPASTFGLARKGRIEPGMDADLALYDLGGTRPIAGERLHSKCGWTPFEGEPGVFPEWTLVCGRRVYDAATGTAGTAAGGNVR; this comes from the coding sequence ATGCTCGTCAGGAACGCACGGCTGGCCGACGGCCGCGTCCGCGACGTTCGGATCGAGGGGGAGCGGATCGCCGCCGTCGGGGCCGGTCTCGACGCCGAGTCCGAGGGGGAGGTCGTCGACGCCCGGGAGCGACTCCTCCTCCCCGGCGCCGTCGACGCCCACGTCCACTTCCGGGAGCCCGGCGCACCACACAAGGAGACGTGGCGCACCGGGTCCCGAAGCGCCGCCGCGGGCGGCGTCACGACCGTCGTCGACCAGCCGAACACCGACCCGCCGACGACCACCGGCGCCGCGTACGATCGGAAGGAGCTGTGTGCCGGCGACTCGCTCGTCGACTACGGCATCAACGGCGGCGTCACGGCTGACTGGGACCCCGAGACGCTGTTCGACCGCCCCCTGTTCGCCCTCGGCGAGGTCTTCCTCGCCGACTCCACCGGCGACATGGGCATCAACGGCGACCTGTTCGAGGACGCGGTCCACCGCGCCACCGAGGCCGGCGTCCCCGTGACCGTCCACGCGGAGGACGCGACGCTGTTCGACGAGGCGGCCCGTGACGCCGCCGGCGACGGGGTTGGGGTCGACGCCGACGCCGACGCGTGGAGCGCTTACCGGACCGCCGAGGCCGAAATCGCGGCCGTCGAGCGCGCCGTCGAGATCGGCGCCGACGCCGGCGCGCGCCTCCACGTCGCCCACACCAGCACGCCGGAGGCGGTCGACCTCGTCGCCGACGCGCCGGAGCGGGTGACCTGCGAGGTGACCCCGCACCACTGCCTGCTCTCGCGGGCGGATCTGGACGACCTCGGCACCTACGGGCGGATGAACCCCCCGCTCCGGAGCGAGAAGCGGCGGGCCGCCCTCTACGACCGGGTGGTCGACGGCCGGGTCGACCTGCTGGCCACGGACCACGCGCCCCACACCCGCGCGGAGAAGGAGGCGCCGCTGCTGGACGCGCCGAGCGGCGTCCCCGGCGTCGAGACGATGGTGCCGCTCCTGCTGGCCGAGACGCTGGACGGCCCGCTCTCCGTCGAGCGGGTCCGCGACCTGACGGCGGCGGCGCCGGCGTCGACGTTCGGACTGGCGCGGAAGGGGCGGATCGAGCCGGGGATGGACGCCGATCTGGCGCTGTACGACCTCGGCGGGACGCGACCGATCGCGGGCGAGCGACTCCACTCGAAGTGCGGGTGGACGCCGTTCGAGGGGGAGCCGGGCGTCTTCCCCGAGTGGACGCTGGTGTGCGGCCGCCGCGTCTACGACGCCGCGACGGGCACCGCCGGGACGGCGGCGGGCGGGAACGTTCGCTAA